Below is a window of Penaeus monodon isolate SGIC_2016 chromosome 13, NSTDA_Pmon_1, whole genome shotgun sequence DNA.
TGTAGTCTGTTAGTGTTTTGAAATAATGTAACCATAACCACTACTTAGGATGCACTGTAtttaactttcttttattttattatgatttttgtttcttattttcttttttaacttcttACTTTTACTCTTTAGATGCATGTGTTAGTGATTATcccagtgattgtagtttactttacagtaaatgaaaagaaggaaaataacttCATTAATAAAATACTTATGAATAGAgtacttatgtatttttttatgctttggaAATTATTGTCTTTTCAGGGCaggtacatataatatgataattaaattctTCCTTTGCTTAGGAGATAATGTATGGATATAGAAATAAACCTGAAAACCAATGCAGGCATGACCTGTTCTGCAACTTTATCCAGTCCTTGGTATGGCAGTTCTCTGCATATTGCAAAAGcatcttttccaaaaaaacttttcttgaAAATATGATATTTAAGATATATGATTATTGAAGAAATAGAGAATTTGAAATGAATGCTAGGTATTATTTTAAGCAATCTTACAAATAAGGTAAtaaccctttcctgacgggtaatattcatagtggcctgggcctcgctgccgtgggctcatatcgtcaccctagcatgcacaaccgctcatgcccaataccagcatcccttgccttttcttcgtaatactaagaacctatgttgcattttcagtattattattttctaaggtctctatttgccatatttcctgatgaatcaagactgtaggatatttttgcaTAGTTGATCATTATGCGCTtaatagtctgaataaaataagcattgtgtggtatcatggagttgaaaccgtaggttttgttgtattttcttttgcattattttcaagttatttttaagataaactttaagtttcaacaggtttatattatcacttccatatagatataattttatgttcagtgtttttataaatacgtgatttttttttttttttcaaaatacatatcggtattttcacgtggttttacatcacttcgtgaatactatataatatctctggccaatgtagtcgattacatgagggttatgtaatttttttggcGCTAACCttggaagcccgagaagcctttatgaaatgcatagtataggaaaaatgataaaaagtgttAAAatctacttaatcacattttcagtggcaaaaaaataatattttgctgtaattgtaaaaaaaaaaaaaaaaaaaaaaaaaaaaaaaaaaaagcacacacacacacacacacacacacaccctcatggCATGGCTATACATACAccatggtatgtatgtacatgccaccggcAGATAGTCTAGGCATGTGATGgcgtgtatgtacatgccacccgttggcaaagggttaatataataataataatatttgagcCATTCATTAGCATAACAAAAAAGCATATTCTAAAAAACATAATCACAAGTAAAACcatatttataatttgtaatttttCACACGTTAGTAACTCCATAATTTATCTTGGCTTCATAAATTACAAATTTACTGCATGTTGAAATTCACAGAATAGTAAATCTGTTTTATAGAAAAATAGCTATTTCAGAATTACTCCAATAAAGAAAACctgtttcatatattttgttaCTTAATGTTTAAGGTCagttatattatttcttaatatatttttaaggatAAAGATATACCTGCATCTGCATCATTCTGGCATAGATGTAAATTAATATGCATGtcttgcatatatgtaaataatgtagcTACATTGTGGGTGTGACTGTGTTGTTTGTCTCTTATTTCTTGTTTTGAAAGTGTGATTTAACATGTGCTGTTAATTAGACCACTGATTCTAGATGCCTAATTGCTGTTTGGCTTAAGATGTGTGCTAGATATTAAATATGTTTAATCTCCTGAGCAAGTTTCCCCACAGCTTCTCTGCATAATTATTAATCACAGATATCCTTTGGGAAACTGCTGTGAATGTGACCTAATTTTGTCTTTTCTGTTAAATGCTCACAAGGAACTGGCCAAGAAAGTGATTCAGGTGAGTTTAGTCCATGTCCaatgaacaatatttttttatattctaagaGGAGTCAGACAAAAAGagtgaatatttatttacatccTAAGAGGAGTCAGACAAAAAAGTGAAGTGAGGAATATTTTGATGAGCATTTTAttgagtattattttttaaatgtagggTTATGTTAGGAGTATTTCTGgccaagggtaaaaaaaaaaagctacaataaaaacataatgagaaAACATGACATTTTGAATCTATAAAGGATTCCTCTTTggaacaagcacaaaaaaaaacatgattgtcAAACCAAAATTCGTGGCcactagccatatatatatattaatataatatattattatatatatatataagtatatatataatatatatataatatatatatctatatctcatacaCCTAATCCTatactcttgtatatatatatatatatagatataattatctaatcctatatatatatatatatatatatatatataaatatatatatatatatatataatatatatatatatttatatatatatatatattatatatatatatatatatatctattatatctatattattatatatatatatatattatagacacatataacacatatacacacattattatatatatatataatatatatatatatatataatatatatatattatatatatatatataatataatatatatatataatatatatataattaatataatagatatatatatatgtctatatatatattaattataattattatataataatatacctatatatataatatatatataaaatatatattttatttataattaatatatatatatatatatatatatattatatattatatatattattttatattattaatatatatatataaatatatgaatatattaaatataatatatattatatataaataaaatatatatatttttataaaaaaatatatatatattattattatatataaaaataaaaataaataaaaataatataaaataaaatgttatatatatataaaaaatatataaatatatataataataataataatataataatatatatataatataatatatattatatatatatatatattattatatatatatatatattatataaaatataaaatttaaaatttttatatattatatatatataaaattatatattatatataaaaaatgtgcttatgaaaatacatattatttttaaaatcctccttttttttatatggggttttCTCAatgctgtattaaaaaaaaatttttttcattaaaacccaaattaaagcagtttcactttttctttcccaaaaaaaatattttttacttcagtttctaaatattattttttgtccaTCAAAAGTGTCAAGAGAACGGACTAGGTAATTTCACATAATAAGGGCCAAtcattacaataaaattaaatccaaaaggaaaaaggatgcTCTACAAATCACTTTCTcataaatatttctaaaaaatgtTTCCTTCTTAAAAAATGCTCGTGCTTAAAAATACAAACTTGCTTTAATGGCATTTGTATTATTAGgggtggaaatttttaaaaattattttacaaaattttaaaaaaatcaggcaTAAATAAACTTcacttctcttattttttgttttccagtaAATTATCAATATACATTACCCGAAAATTACTATCAGAAATGAAAGTTCAGGTTTCGACTAACAAAAAATATGTTCccccttttaatataaaatgttttattaaacagtatacaaaaaaattttcaacagttttaaaaccccacacaaacacacacacacacacaccccaacacacacccacaccacacacacacacacacacacacacacacacacacacatttatatatatatatatatatatatatgtatatatgtgtatatatgtgtatatgtgtatatgtgtatatgtgtatatgtgtatatgtatatatatgtatatgtgtatatatatatatatatatatatatatatatatatatatatatatatatatatatatatatatatatatatatatatatgtatatatatatatatatatatatatatatatatatatatatatatataatatatatatatagtggtactTTTGAAACCTATCCAATTAAActatgatactaatataataaatgtttacTCTTGAAGGTCGCCCTTCAGTTTTTGGGACAGAATTTTACCACCTGGAGTTGTCAATGTTTCAATTTTTTCAAGATGTTGGGATAAAATGTTCTTTACAGACttaattactttacttatttctGTTTCAATCATGCACACTAACATGAAACATCCTCTATTTGAATCCAGCCAGCTACTTAGTTGTTCCCCAACAGTTGTTAACAATACCTCACTAAATGTTGGCTTCTCCTTTGCATATCTGTGCTTATCAAATTTAATGATCTTCGTAAGCATTTTTGTCGTGTGAGCCACATCCAGTACATgatctttcattccttcctcatAAGGTGCATTGCACAACTCAGCCAACTGACCAAATATAGTGCTCACATAACTACCTGGAAGTGTTTCTAATGCTGCTGCAATGAAGAGTGTCCAGTTAGCATTCAAGGCCCAGCTCTGAATGTTACCACTCAAGAGAGATAAAATGCCATCAGCTGCAGCTTCTTGAATTTCCCTCTGCCTGATATCAGTATCTTTGCGACTGTAAGCATTGCCATCTCCAGGTTTCAACTGATCTACAACAGCAGGCTGGAAGAACAAAGAACTGCGTGGTGCCACTATATAACGCAAGACACGCAGTCCAGAATCTGTCCCCACTAAATTCTGTATACCCTCCAAGAGTTCCTTTATAACAACACTTTTTAAGAAAACTACATCATCCACACAATCAAAAGCAGCAAGTAGGACCATGTAACCTTGGGGATCTGTGGCTAATTTAACCATGTGAGTCCGGAAACTCTTCAATATAACCTTTCTGTCCTTTCCTGTCCCATGCCACAGGCATATCATGGCCACACGTGCGCCATCCCTTGTGTGTACAATTGGGAGTAGTGACTCACGCAGTGATTCAATCATTGCAGTCCTGTCTGCTGCAGAACAAGATGTAAGAAAATCACGAAGTAATGTGTGCACCATTGTATTGGTAAAAACACCTTTATCAACAATGGGCTGCAATGCACTACGCAGATCTTTGAGGATTGTCTCTTTCTTTAAAGGATTTGAGTTCAAGGCATCTTCTAAACACCGAATGTCTTCATTCGGAAACAAGCGAAAGCTTGGGCCATAGAACTCTTGGGTCATCAAAGAACGCTGTCTAGCATTTGCATAGTCATTGTACGCTAATTCCACAACATCACAAgcaattttgtttttcatcagtGTGGCAGTATGCCCCTTCAGTGATTTTATAACGAAATCTTTTTGATCCCTAGAGCCATAACGAAGAATCTTCAGAACAAAAAAGCGTGAGTACTTATTCTTGCTCATTTCAAGGATGtcattcttcatttcttcaaACAATTCTGTACGATATTGCTCTCCTCCAACAGCCATTAATGTTTCAATGACCCTCACTGTGTCATGAGAAAAGATGAGTGACTTCACCTTTCCTTTCACTAGATTCCAAAGCTCCTTACACAattcacttttcctttccttcttgcaGTTACTTTGACGAAGCTCCTCCCAAATCTTCTTACTCCTCACTCCTAACATATATGCCTCACTCCCGcccttccactctttcctcttctccttcttcaattTTGCTCAGCCTTTATAGCCTTCCAATCTTTTTTATGGTGCTTTCCTCCATCATCTTCAGCCTTCCTCTTCACTCCTGTAGACTCAtcttgaatgaaaagaaaaaatatatatatattaaatagtcaCTTTAGCAATCACAATCACATTCACATCATCTAGTAATTTTATGTAAATCAGgcaacttaagaaaaaaaaatgttaattcatCCTAAGAatagcacaaaaataaaaaaacatcatgcaAATACTAGATTTgctgaaaaataaatcaattttgtGTATGACGGCCATTCCTCCTAAGAGCTAATCATTATAAATAGAAAACCTCAAAGCAAATGAGACACAGCATAAACACACTACTTTCCCGTGGTACACCAGAAGTCAACATCTTGGCAATGAGCACATACACTATTCTTTGTGGTTTTGATTTATCAATTTTGTTAACACGGATGGCTTTACAAGCACTCAAGCAAGGAGTCGACTACAAGGCCT
It encodes the following:
- the LOC119580212 gene encoding pumilio homolog 3-like, with product MLGVRSKKIWEELRQSNCKKERKSELCKELWNLVKGKVKSLIFSHDTVRVIETLMAVGGEQYRTELFEEMKNDILEMSKNKYSRFFVLKILRYGSRDQKDFVIKSLKGHTATLMKNKIACDVVELAYNDYANARQRSLMTQEFYGPSFRLFPNEDIRCLEDALNSNPLKKETILKDLRSALQPIVDKGVFTNTMVHTLLRDFLTSCSAADRTAMIESLRESLLPIVHTRDGARVAMICLWHGTGKDRKVILKSFRTHMVKLATDPQGYMVLLAAFDCVDDVVFLKSVVIKELLEGIQNLVGTDSGLRVLRYIVAPRSSLFFQPAVVDQLKPGDGNAYSRKDTDIRQREIQEAAADGILSLLSGNIQSWALNANWTLFIAAALETLPGSYVSTIFGQLAELCNAPYEEGMKDHVLDVAHTTKMLTKIIKFDKHRYAKEKPTFSEVLLTTVGEQLSSWLDSNRGCFMLVCMIETEISKVIKSVKNILSQHLEKIETLTTPGGKILSQKLKGDLQE